One genomic window of Calonectris borealis unplaced genomic scaffold, bCalBor7.hap1.2 HAP1_SCAFFOLD_224, whole genome shotgun sequence includes the following:
- the LOC142077345 gene encoding LOW QUALITY PROTEIN: ras-related protein R-Ras-like (The sequence of the model RefSeq protein was modified relative to this genomic sequence to represent the inferred CDS: inserted 1 base in 1 codon) — MERGRERRSGAGGPGGIGGPGGAEGAGPPPERLRLVVLGGGGVGKSALSVRFVQSYFVPHYDPTIEDSYSKLCTVDGVPARLDILDTAGQEEFGATREQHLRGGXGFLLVFAINDRGSFGALLRLHGQILRVKDRDDVPTVMVGNKADLLPQRQVPREEAQAFARQNRLPYLEASAKTQLNVDEAFHELVRAVRRFREQETPPALPPPPRGKDPPRCPCALL, encoded by the exons atggagcggggccgggagcggcgcagcggggccggggggcccggggggatcggggggcccgggggggccgagggggccgggcccccccccgagCGGCTCCGCCTGGTGGTgctgggcggcggcggcgtcggGAAGAGCGCGCTGAGCGTCCGCTTCGTCCAG tccTACTTCGTCCCCCACTACGACCCCACCATCGAGGACTCCTACTCCAAGCTCTGCACCGTGGACGGGGTCCCCGCGCGCCTCGACA TCCTGGACACGGCGGGGCAGGAGGAATTTGGGGCGACGCGGGAGCAGCACCTGCGGGGGG ACGGCTTCCTGCTCGTCTTCGCCATTAACGACCGCGGCAG TTTCGGGGCGCTGCTGCGGCTGCACGGGCAGATCCTGCGGGTGAAGGACCGGGACGACGTCCCCACCGTCATGGTGGGCAACAAGGCCGACCTCCTCCCCCAGCGCCAG gtACCGCGGGAGGAGGCGCAGGCCTTCGCCCGCCAGAACCGCCTGCCCTACCTGGAGGCCTCGGCCAAGACCCAGCTCAACGTGGACGAGGCCTTCCACGAGCTCGTCCGCGCCGtcag GCGCTTCCGGGAGCAGGAgacccccccggcgctgcccccgcccccccgcggcaAGgaccccccccgctgcccctgcGCCCTCCTctga